The Deinococcus aquiradiocola genome segment GCACGCGCCTCACGTCGGGCGGCGACGACCTGCTGTTCCACCTGGCCCGCTGGCCCGGCGGGGTGCGTGAGGCCCGCATCAGCCTCGCGGCAGGGCACGACACGACCACGCACACGCTCGCGTGGACGGTATGGCACCTCGCGCAGCACCCCGAATGGTTCCGCCCGGACGGCCTGAAATCCGCCATCCGCGAAACGATGCGCCTGTACCCGCCCGGCTGGATGGGCAGCCGCCGCCTCGCCCGCGACGTGAACTGGCACGGCCACACCCTGAAAAAAGGCGCGCTGGCGCTGTACAGCCCGTACCTCAGCGCCCGCGACCCGGACCTGTGGGACGCGCCCGACACCTTCCGGCCGGACCGCTGGAGTGCCGCGCCGCCCGCGTGGGCGTACCTGCCGTTCGGCGGAGGGGAACGCGTGTGCCTCGGCATGCACCTCGCGAACCTGATGCTGGAAGAAGCCCTGACGCTGCTGCTGGAAAACGGCCCGCTGCGCACCGTGCACGGCGACCCCACCCCGCGCCCTGGCGTCACGCTCGGCCCGGCCGGACCGCTCGTCGTGACGCGCGCCGCCCGCAGCGCCCGAAGGGACGCGCCCACCCCGGCAGCGGGGGTGGAAGCGGTCTGACCACGACCCCGCACGAGCCGAGGCCTGAGCACCCAGAACGGCGCGTGGGCGGTGTGCTTCCTGCCGGACGTGTTCGCGGGCGAGTTCACCAACGAATCAGCGCCGCGCGGGGCAGCGCGTCCTGACCCTCGCCCCCCTGTGCGCCGCGAACCGCTGCTGAGCACCGACCACGGCGGGAGGCGGGCCGTCAGGGGAGACGGTGGCCACGCCGAGCAGAAACCCGGCAGTTTCGTACCTTCCGGGCCGGAGCGGCCCTCTAGACTTCCGGCATGACGACAGGCGGCACGGGATCAGGAGCAGGCGGGACGGGCGGGACGCTGGACGCGGCGGGCGTCCTGATCGTCGGGGCGGGACTGGCGGGCCTCGCGCTCGCACGGGACCTCGTGCGGGCCGGGCGGCAGGTCATGGTGCTCGACAAGTCGCGCGGCGTGTCGGGCCGCAGCAGCACGCGCCGCGCGGGTGACACGGCCCGCCTCGACCACGGCGCGCGCTTCTTCACGGCGCGGCACGAGCGCACCCTCGGCCTTGTCCGGGAGGGCCTGCAGGCGGGCTGGCTGGCCGAATGGACGCGCGGCGTTCCCCGCTGGCAGGCGGAGACCGTGACCGCCGAGTCGGGCGGCCACCCGCGCTACGTGCCGCCCGCCGGCATGAGCGCCCTGGGCCGCGAACTCGCGCGGGACGTGCAGGTGCAGCTGGAAGCGCAGGTCACGTCCCTGCGCCGCGCGGGGAATGTCTGGCACGCCGTCACGCAGGACGGCCGGACCTTCACGGCGGGCACCGTGATCCTGAACCTGCCCGCCCCGCAGATCGTGCCGCTGCTCGCCGGGACGGACGTGGACGTGACGCCGCTGCAGGCCGTGACATTCGACCCGTGCTGGGCCGTCGGGGCGCTCCTCGGGGCCGACGTGCCGGGCGCCGACTGGCCCGCCCTGCGCGTGCAGGACCACCAGGCGCTCGAATGGGTGGCGCGCGAGCACACCAAACGCCCGCCCGGCCACCCGCCCGCCCTGATGCTGCACGCCCGCCCCGACTGGACGCGCGATCACCTGCAGGACGACCGGGACGCGGTGGCGGCAGCCCTGCTCGCCCACGCGGCCGAAGTGGCCGGACCGTTTACGGTGAGCGGCAGCTTCGCGCACCGCTGGCTGTACGCCACGCCCGCCGCCCGCTTCCCGG includes the following:
- a CDS encoding cytochrome P450, translating into MRRLPQPATLPVSGHLQRWAGEPVALLHEGAALSRANGRLFALRLGLPAVVGYSPEWNRRLLTDLATFRSGGSFSVVVPYLSGGVILTDAGHGDRRAALNPPFGKRSLEALRERVRAALRAERPDGTFDALAWADRAVLRMLNAAYFSGDLSPHLLHAFLAPLRSPFPVPAVPRPLLFARMNRALDDLARTRLTSGGDDLLFHLARWPGGVREARISLAAGHDTTTHTLAWTVWHLAQHPEWFRPDGLKSAIRETMRLYPPGWMGSRRLARDVNWHGHTLKKGALALYSPYLSARDPDLWDAPDTFRPDRWSAAPPAWAYLPFGGGERVCLGMHLANLMLEEALTLLLENGPLRTVHGDPTPRPGVTLGPAGPLVVTRAARSARRDAPTPAAGVEAV
- a CDS encoding NAD(P)/FAD-dependent oxidoreductase, which gives rise to MTTGGTGSGAGGTGGTLDAAGVLIVGAGLAGLALARDLVRAGRQVMVLDKSRGVSGRSSTRRAGDTARLDHGARFFTARHERTLGLVREGLQAGWLAEWTRGVPRWQAETVTAESGGHPRYVPPAGMSALGRELARDVQVQLEAQVTSLRRAGNVWHAVTQDGRTFTAGTVILNLPAPQIVPLLAGTDVDVTPLQAVTFDPCWAVGALLGADVPGADWPALRVQDHQALEWVAREHTKRPPGHPPALMLHARPDWTRDHLQDDRDAVAAALLAHAAEVAGPFTVSGSFAHRWLYATPAARFPDAHGWLPDAQIGWCGDWCTPDPHGPRVEAALLSGWTLADTLLTRP